ATCGTAGTTCAGAAGATAGATTCTGAACTTCGGTTCGATTTTTGTTTTGCATGTTTGAACACAACATGTTAGGGTTATATAGGAAACAACATACTATATATAGTGTATAACGGTAATTAGATGAATTGGTACCCAACAAGTTTAAAAGGGAATCCGCGAAAAACGGAGCTGCCCCCGCAACTGAGGGCACGGACGACTGTCTTAGTAAATCCACTGCTTCGGCGGGAAGGAAAGATGGAAGGAAGATGTGCCAGCCAGTAGACCTGCCAATCGTCTCAGCAAAACATTCTTCGGGGTTGGAGAGTGAAAGCAAACAGCAGTGTTTTTTTGCCTGCCTAAACCTTTCTACTATCTGCCATACGTCAGCTGTCGACTCCCGATTTTATTGGGAGTCTTTTTATTTACCGCAAAACATCATCACTCAACTAAAGGGAGCGGATATAATGGCTATTATTCAAGAAACAGTCGGACTTCAGCTATTGATGGAAAATTTACAAGAGGAATTTGGAAAGAAGCAAATTGAGCCATTGATCGAAGCGAGTGAGAAATTTCAGCAGCGTCATCCCGCGAGTTCCGCTGCGGAGTGGACGAATGCGATGGTGCTCGAATCATTGAGCCGTATTGATGAAGCAAATGCGTATTGGACATTCGTTGCTGCACGTATTTATTTATTCGACGTCTATGCGAAACAAAAAACCTTGCGCGGTGCAGATGTTTATGCCGATTTTGCGAAAAATGTAGAACGATTGGTGGAGCAGGGACTTTATACGCCTGTTCTGACGGAGAAATACAGCCGGCAGGAGCTGCAGGAAATCGGCAAATTGATCGACCCTGCGCGCGATTTATTATTCACTTACATCGGTTTGAAAACATTGGTGGACCGTTATGTAACGGTGAATTTCAAAAAGCAGCCGGTCGAGCTTCCGCAAGAACGCTGGCTGATCATAGCGATGACGCTGATGCAGGATGAAACGGAAGATCGCATCCATAAAATCGGCGAAGCATACTGGGCGATGAGTAATCTGTACATGACGGTGGCTACTCCCACATTATCAAACGCAGGGAAAATGCACGGCCAGCTGTCGAGCTGCTTTATCGATACAGTCGATGATTCACTGCAAGGTATCTATAGCAGCAATACGGATATCGCGAATCTGTCGAAATTTGGCGGCGGCATCGGCGTCTATATGGGGAAAGTCCGGTCCCGCGGTGCTTCCATTCGGGGATTTGAAGGCGCGTCCAGCGGGGTGCTTCCGTGGATCAAGCAGCTGAACAACACGGCAGTAAGCGTCGATCAGCTTGGCCAGCGCCAAGGGGCAGTGGCAGTTTATCTGGACGTATGGCATCAGGATATATTCACATTCCTCGATCTGAAGCTTAATAATGGCGATGACCGTTTGCGTGCCCACGATATTTTCACAGGCGTTTGCCTGCCGGATTTATTCATGGAAAAAGTGGAGTCACGTGAAGACTGGCACCTATTTGATCCGCATGAGGTCCGTGTAAAGATGGGCTATTCATTGGAAGATTTCTATGATGAAACAAAAGGGCAGGGAACATTCCGTGAAAAGTACGAAGAGTGTGTCCGCAATGAAGACCTATCCAGAGAAACGGTTCCGGCGATTGAGATTATGAAACGAATCTTGCGCAGCCAGCTTGAAACAGGAACGCCATTCATGTTTTACCGCGATGAAGTAAATCGGATGAATCCGAATAAACATGAAGGGATTATTTATTCTAGTAATTTATGCACAGAAATATTGCAAAATATGTCAGCTAGTACACATGAATCGGTTACGCTGGAAGATGATCTGGTTGTCACGCGCACGAAGCCTGGTGATTTTGTCGTCTGTAATTTGTCATCGATTAATTTAGGAAAAGCAGTTCCAGCGGATGTATTAGAGCGCTTGATTACTATTCAAGTCCGTATGCTCGACAATGTCATCGATCAGAATAAAATTCCGGTGGTCCAGGCGCAGCGTACAAATGCGCGTTACCGCGGAATCGGTCTAGGGACATTTGGCTGGCATCAT
The Sporosarcina sp. P33 genome window above contains:
- a CDS encoding ribonucleoside-diphosphate reductase subunit alpha, encoding MENLQEEFGKKQIEPLIEASEKFQQRHPASSAAEWTNAMVLESLSRIDEANAYWTFVAARIYLFDVYAKQKTLRGADVYADFAKNVERLVEQGLYTPVLTEKYSRQELQEIGKLIDPARDLLFTYIGLKTLVDRYVTVNFKKQPVELPQERWLIIAMTLMQDETEDRIHKIGEAYWAMSNLYMTVATPTLSNAGKMHGQLSSCFIDTVDDSLQGIYSSNTDIANLSKFGGGIGVYMGKVRSRGASIRGFEGASSGVLPWIKQLNNTAVSVDQLGQRQGAVAVYLDVWHQDIFTFLDLKLNNGDDRLRAHDIFTGVCLPDLFMEKVESREDWHLFDPHEVRVKMGYSLEDFYDETKGQGTFREKYEECVRNEDLSRETVPAIEIMKRILRSQLETGTPFMFYRDEVNRMNPNKHEGIIYSSNLCTEILQNMSASTHESVTLEDDLVVTRTKPGDFVVCNLSSINLGKAVPADVLERLITIQVRMLDNVIDQNKIPVVQAQRTNARYRGIGLGTFGWHHLLALKNIQWESDEAVEYADKLYENIAYLTIKASMELSKEKGAYPLFDGSDWQTGEYFEQREYDSNKWRELRMDVAINGMRNGYLMAVAPNSSTSVIAGSTASIDPVFKPFYHEEKKDYKLPVIAPDLDHNTYDVYRRSAYIVDQRWSIKQNAARQQHIDQAISFNIYVPNTIRASVILDLHLQAWKSGMKTTYYMRSTAAEIEECEWCHS